In a single window of the Lates calcarifer isolate ASB-BC8 linkage group LG1, TLL_Latcal_v3, whole genome shotgun sequence genome:
- the trappc10 gene encoding trafficking protein particle complex subunit 10 has product MECQEEKPIIYTMENKPIVTCAGDQGLFTSLYTSLAQQLPREPMEWRRTYGRAPKMIHLEANFVQFKEELLPKEGNKALLTFPFLHIYWTDCCDTEAYKSTVKEDMMRWQNSLRTHGSADWVIIVVETNDTKKKNKTNILPRSSIVDKIRSDFCNKQNDRCVVLSDPLKDSSRSQESWNSLLLKLRTLLLMSFTKNLGRFEDDMRTLREKRTQPGWSFCEYFMVQEELAFVFEMLQQFEDALVQYDELDALFTQYVLNFGAGDTANWLGSFCAPVRSWSGLLLRRPIDMEKRDGIQRGEASLLDLRSYLFSRQCTLLIFLQRPWEVTQRALELLHNCVQELRLLEVSVLEGALDCWVFLSCLEVLHRIEGCCDQAQLAANCSHTVGLWAYATDKLKSLGELCGLVSEKGPTSEDLNRTVDLLAGLGDERPETVNSLQSPYKKLKEALSSVEAFERHYLELSHAAMEMYRAIGRLRSARLVGKSLAEFYMRKGDRERAETFLQEALKSYVSEGWSLPVTHTRKQIAECQKLLGRTEDYLQTSALLAGDVNLTTEERKHFCQEILTFAGKSGDHSNKVTLSMGVFAQLTRLQFHPATASVHSGAILQVELTLRCLMPVSVHIQQVAASIHFDVDHGGTHGRSKGAQRQTNPGTVEFIQGNSSAGPPSSSAAGPSLELDEIQDRSPSDNSLNSTGVVCKNTHLIMRRHDSNSPPDTPNCVSPPTVAMKEGAQMLKVQDVKLEPGNNSIIFTAPSGQPGTYTLRQLCATVGQVQFVLPHIYPSVQYEVYSQEPQLTVEPLSEPLLAGLPQMVKFTLLTGHYAVKKGDALQLSNTDTMPILPSTSCTARTSNPAAELVGESVLSIQSSDKVTSISLPPTPPYHTLEFQLEVLCIIPSGSDRPANERLTNGEVRHRPRSYSHPDTPMTAIDQRMSIDCPWSIYSTLLALTFYIPFKTKHSLLSAGNRKYIQVCVQNVSDVNFTLAEVKLTEKQHASLELQSLNTKEQQLLCSKHSVFCLWEVRWKDDLPSCLQCVFSANFSPLNQDVSAFKPFHYQFQLERVTTLYSVRAEILPPAGEQHCRSGFLCGLEVCITRLTEPAEGEMAEESKTDTDGLKTTKLMYEVADSSSNWAVCGKSSGMVSMPMTANATHKVQIEVMPLFAGHLPFPKIKVLKYLPHTAAVAIQPDPDSCVENDSLSLLDKTLDDQGDTASIRSRGSVHSVGSGDQQQKGVAMPRLEPFSPGQVFNHSHARQVLVLPATDDHIMEVNAT; this is encoded by the exons ATGGAGTGTCAAGAGGAAAAGCCAATCATCTATACTATGGAAAACAAGCCGATTGTGACAT GTGCCGGAGACCAGGGCTTGTTTACGTCTCTCTATACGTCACTGGCCCAACAACTTCCCAGGGAGCCAATGGAGTGGAGGAG GACATATGGCCGAGCTCCAAAAATGATCCACCTTGAGGCTAATTTTGTCCAGTTTAAAGAGGAGCTCCTCCCAAAGGAGGGCAACAAGGCTCTCCTCACCTTCCCCTTCCTCCACATCTACTGGACTGACTGCTGT gATACAGAGGCGTATAAGAGCACGGTAAAGGAGGATATGATGCGCTGGCAGAACAGCTTGCGAACCCACGGCTCAGCAGACTGGGTCATCATCGTCGTGGAGACCAACGACActaagaagaagaacaagaccAACATCCTGCCTCGGTCATCCATCGTGGACAAGATCCGTAGCGATTTCTGCAACAAACAGAATGACAG GTGCGTGGTGCTGTCAGATCCTTTGAAGGACTCATCTCGGTCTCAGGAATCCTGGAATTCCTTATTGCTCAAGCTGCGAACTCTCCTCCTCATGTCCTTCACCAAGAACCTGGGCCGCTTCGAGGATGACATGCGTACGCTCCGAGAGAAACGTACCCAGCCCGGCTGGAGCTTCTGTGAATACTTCATGGTCCAG gaggagctggcctTTGTTTTTGAGATGCTGCAGCAGTTTGAGGACGCCTTGGTCCAGTACGATGAACTAGATGCTCTTTTTACCCAATACGTCCTTAACTTTGGAGCTGGAG ATACAGCTAACTGGCTCGGCTCATTCTGCGCCCCAGTGCGTAGCTGGAGTGGCCTACTGCTTCGGCGGCCAATCGACATGGAGAAGAGAGATGGGATCCAGCGAGGGGAGGCCAGCCTGTTGGATCTGAGGAGCTACCTGTTCTCTCGCCAGTGCACCTTACTCATTTTCCTGCAGAGGCCCTGGGAGGTCACCCAGAGAGCGCTGGAACTGCTGCACAACTGTGTCCAGGAGCTACGCCTGCTCGAG gtGTCAGTGCTGGAGGGAGCGCTGGACTGCTGGGTGTTCCTCAGCTGCTTGGAGGTTTTGCACAGAATTGAGGGCTGTTGCGATCAGGCCCAGTTAGCGGCAAACTGCTCCCATACTGTCGGGCTGTGGGCTTACGCGACCGACAAG CTCAAGTCCCTTGGGGAACTCTGTGGCCTGGTGTCAGAGAAGGGACCCACATCTGAGGACCTGAACAGGACAGTAGATCTGCTGGCCGGACTCGGGGATGAGAGGCCTGAGACTG TTAACAGTTTGCAGAGCCCTTACAAAAAGCTGAAAGAAGCTTTGTCATCTGTAGAGGCTTTTGAAAGACACTATCTT GAACTCTCTCATGCTGCTATGGAAATGTACAGAGCCATTGGCCGGTTGCGGTCTGCCAGACTGGTGGGAAAAAGCCTGGCTGAATTCTACAT GAGGAAGGGGGATCGTGAGCGGGCAGAAACCTTCTTACAGGAAGCTCTGAAGTCATACGTGTCAGAGGGGTGGAGCCTCCCTGTCACTCACACCAGGAAACAGATTGCTGAGTGTCAGAAACTGCTGGGCAGAACTGAAGA CTACCTGCAGACCAGTGCCTTGTTGGCCGGTGATGTGAATCTgaccacagaggagaggaagcactTTTGTCAGGAAATTCTGACCTTCGCTGGCAAGTCTGGAGATCACT caAACAAAGTGACTCTCAGCATGGGTGTTTTTGCCCAACTCACACGGCTACAGTTCCACCCAGCGACAGCCTCCGTGCACTCTGGAGCCATCCTGCAGGTGGAGCTCACTCTGAGATGTTTGATGCCCGTGTCGGTGCACATACAGCAGGTAGCCGCTAGCATTCACTTCGACGTGGATCACGGAGGGACTCACGGGAGGTCAAAGGGagctcagagacaaacaaacccAGGGACAGTAGAGTTTATCCAGGGTAACTCATCCGCTGGCCCACCCTCTTCCTCGGCCGCGGGTCCCTCTTTAGAACTGGATGAGATTCAGGACAGGAGTCCTTCAGACAATTCTCTCAACTCCACAGGAGTGGTGTGTAAAAACACTCACCTGATCATGCGTCGTCATGACAGCAACTCACCGCCAGACACGCCCAACTGTGTCAGCCCTCCTACTGTTGCCATGAAAGAAGGAGCACAGATGCTGAAAGTGCAGGATGTAAAATTAGAGCCCGGGAATAACAGCATTATCTTCACAGCACCA aGTGGGCAACCAGGTACTTACACATTGCGTCAGCTGTGTGCCACGGTGGGTCAGGTGCAGTTTGTGCTGCCTCATATCTACCCATCGGTCCAGTATGAAGTGTATTCTCAGGAGCCCCAGCTCACTGTGGAGCCTCTCTCAG AGCCGCTGTTAGCCGGTCTCCCTCAGATGGTTAAGTTCACCCTGTTGACGGGTCACTACGCTGTGAAGAAGGGCGAtgctctgcagctcagcaaCACAGACACCATGCCCATCCTGCCCTCCACCAGCTGCACCGCCCGCACCAGCAACCCTGCTGCCG AGTTGGTGGGTGAAAGCGTCCTCTCCATTCAGTCGTCTGATAAGGTGACCAGCATCAGCCTGCCCCCGACCCCTCCCTACCACACCCTGGAGTTCCAGCTGGAGGTTTTGTGCATCATCCCGTCCGGGTCCGACCGGCCCGCCAACGAGAGGCTGACCAACGGGGAGGTCCGCCATCGACCACGCAGCTACAGTCACCCTGACACGCCCATGACCGCCATCGACCAGAGG ATGTCTATCGACTGCCCATGGTCGATCTACTCCACTCTGCTGGCCCTCACCTTCTACATCCCCTTCAAAACCAAACACTCACTGCTCTCTGCTGGTAACAG GAAGTACATCCAGGTGTGCGTGCAGAATGTGTCTGATGTGAACTTCACGCTGGCAGAAGTGAAGCTAACAGAGAAACAGCACGCATCACTGGAGCTACAGTCCCTGAACACTAAAGAACAGCAG cTGTTGTGCAGTAAGCACAGTGTGTTCTGCTTGTGGGAGGTGAGGTGGAAGGATGACCTGCCTTCCTGTCTccagtgtgttttctctgccaaCTTCTCTCCTCTCAACCAAGACGTCTCTGCCTTCAAACCCTTTCACTACCAGTTCCAGCTCGAGAGAGTCACT ACGTTGTACAGCGTGAGAGCTGAGATCCTGCCTCCAGCTGGTGAACAACACTGTCGCTCCGGTTTCCTCTGTGGACTGGAGGTGTGTATAACACGACTGACCGaacctgcagagggagagatggcAGAGGAGAGCAAGACTGACACCGATGGTCTTAAAACCACCAAACTCATGTATGAAG tggctgacagcagcagcaactggGCGGTGTGTGGGAAGAGTTCGGGGATGGTGTCTATGCCTATGACAGCTAACGCCACCCACAAGGTGCAGATCGAGGTGATGCCTCTGTTCGCAGGACACCTGCCCTTCCCCAAAATCAAAGTGCTGAAGTACCTGCCCCACACTGCAGCAGTGGCCATCCAGCCAGACCCTG ACAGCTGCGTGGAGAACGACAGTCTGTCCCTGCTGGACAAGACGCTGGACGACCAGGGGGACACGGCGAGCATCCGCAGCCGGGGCAGCGTCCACTCCGTGGGCAGCGGCGATCAGCAACAGAAGGGCGTGGCGATGCCGCGTCTGGAGCCCTTCAGCCCCGGACAGGTGTTCAACCACAGCCATGCGCGACAGGTCCTGGTGCTGCCCGCTACCGACGACCACATCATGGAGGTCAACGCCACATGA
- the gdf3 gene encoding LOW QUALITY PROTEIN: protein DVR-1 (The sequence of the model RefSeq protein was modified relative to this genomic sequence to represent the inferred CDS: deleted 1 base in 1 codon), which yields MARLLLLAVSLLCVCDLSRVEEMKSQERLFLSSLGLSERPRPPGGRQTRRHVPSALWKMFRSSEKIQTQESDPCTVSEYGVRGNIIRYVQDQGRVVSGWSSSCQACLEKQLFFNMSVLQPVELLSLAQLEVKFHWKPFRSAELLQGHRGLSVSLYKVIRATLRGADPRANRRLLLSQSVQLQPEPASITMDLSSLAENWRKPGRNYGLVLELLPLDADPEELLPFHPGNSLPLEPAFTLPLIQASLVAVSLNPHQCRSRRRRSAVHLPVTPSNVCKARRLYIDFKDVGWQDWIIAPQGYMANYCHGECPFPLSESLNGTNHAILQTLVHSLDPHGTPQPCCVPIRLSPISMLYYDNNDNVVLRHYQDMVVDECGCR from the exons ATGGCTCGTTTGCTGCTCCTTGCCGTgagtttactgtgtgtgtgtgatctctcACGcgtggaggagatgaagagccAGGAGCGGCTCTTCCTCAGCTCCCTGGGCCTCTCAGAGCGACCGCGACCCCCGGGGGGCCGTCAGACCAGGCGCCACGTCCCCTCCGCGCTCTGGAAGATGTTCCGGAGTTCAGAGAAGATCCAGACCCAGGAGAGCGACCCCTGCACGGTGTCCGAGTACGGAGTCCGCGGGAACATCATCCGATACGTGCAAGACCAAG GCAGGGTTGTGTCTgggtggagcagcagctgtcaggCCTGTCTGGAGAAGCAGCTTTTCTTCAACATGTCCGTCCTGCAGCCTGTGGAGCTGCTATCTCTGGCTCAGCTGGAAGTCAAGTTCCACTGGAAACCCTTCAGATCTGCAGAGCTCCTGCAGGGGCACCGGGGCCTCAGCGTGTCTCTGTATAAAGTGATCCGAGCCACGCTAAGGGGAGCTGATCCTCGGGCCAACCGCAGACTCCTGCTGTCTCAGTCGGTCCAGCTGCAG CCTGAACCGGCCTCCATCACCATGGACCTCAGCTCACTGGCGGAGAACTGGCGCAAACCGGGACGCAACTATGGTTTGGTTTTAGAGCTGCTTCCTCTTGATGCAGATCCAGAGGAGCTTCTTCCCTTTcaccctgggaactccctgccATTGGAACCGGCTTTCACTCTGCCGCTGATCCAGGCCTCGCTGGTGGCCGTGTCCCTCAACCCCCACCAGTGTCGCTCCAGACGGAGGAGGAGCGCCGTCCACCTCCCCGTGACACCCAGCAATGTGTGCAAGGCCCGACGCCTCTACATTGACTTCAAAGATGTGGGTTGGCAGGACTGGATCATCGCTCCGCAGGGCTACATGGCCAACTACTGCCACGGTGAGTGCCCATTCCCACTCAGTGAGAGCCTGAACGGCACCAACCACGCTATCCTACAGACCCTGGTGCACTCCCTGGACCCGCACGGCACACCTCAGCCCTGCTGTGTCCCCATCCGCCTCTCCCCGATCTCCATGCTCTACTACGACAACAACGACAACGTGGTGCTGCGACATTACCAGGACATGGTGGTGGACGAGTGTGGCTGTCGATGA